A region from the Lycium barbarum isolate Lr01 chromosome 8, ASM1917538v2, whole genome shotgun sequence genome encodes:
- the LOC132607462 gene encoding probable methyltransferase PMT6: MGGSLISSRAFNWNTGQMIIITLLIMVGSFYTGTLFGHTPSLYVPQEKQQKQEDSNTSSSSGILKFSNKVALSYRVVPLTIPETGINVCPLKFNEYIPCHDISYVKELMPKLDLSRREELERHCPPLGRRLFCLVPPPADYKIPIRWPTSRDYVWRSNVNHTHLAEVKGGQNWVHEKDQFWWFPGGGTHFKHGATEYIERLGNMTTDETGDLRAAGVYQVLDVGCGVASFSAYLLPLNIETLSFAPKDGHENQIQFALERGIGAMISAIATKQLPYPSNSFDMVHCSRCRVDWHENDGILLKELNRILRPNGYFVYSAPPAYRKDKDFPDIWDKLVKLTSGMCWKLIAQKVQTAIWVKQENNSCLQHNAQEKLVNLCDSEDDLKSSWKTPLRNCVTLSDTSSSMKKLPPRPQRLSEYSQSLSQIGIDREKFLSDTIYWQDQVRHYWRLMNVEEKEIRNVMDMSASLGGFAVGLNTWPVWVMNVVPVTMNNTLSAVYGRGLTGVFHDWCEPFSTYPRTYDLLHANHLLSHYQNSDEGCLVEDIMLEMDRILRPLGFIIIRDVEPIISRIQALAPKFLWDVQLHFLEDHQKKTERVLFCRKKFWAIA, encoded by the exons ATGGGTGGATCTTTGATAAGTTCAAGGGCATTCAATTGGAATACAGGGCAAATGATAATAATAACCCTTTTAATAATGGTGGGTTCTTTTTATACTGGTACTCTTTTTGGCCATACCCCATCTCTATATGTCCCTCAAGAAAAGCAACAAAAACAAGAAGATTCCAACACTAGTTCATCATCTG GTATTCTGAAGTTCAGTAACAAGGTTGCTCTTTCTTATCGGGTGGTACCCCTGACAATTCCTGAAACTGGGATAAATGTATGTCCTCTGAAATTTAATGAGTATATCCCCTGTCATGACATTTCTTATGTTAAAGAGCTGATGCCAAAATTAGATCTCTCGAGGAGAGAAGAGCTAGAGAGGCATTGTCCTCCACTTGGCAGGCGCTTGTTTTGTTTAGTTCCACCTCCAGCTGATTATAAGATACCGATAAGGTGGCCAACTAGCAGGGATTATGTATGGCGGAGTAATGTAAACCATACACATCTTGCTGAGGTAAAAGGAGGACAAAATTGGGTACATGAGAAGGATCAGTTTTGGTGGTTTCCAGGCGGTGGAACTCATTTTAAGCATGGAGCTACAGAATATATTGAGAG GTTAGGAAACATGACAACTGATGAGACAGGGGACTTACGTGCAGCAGGGGTATATCAAGTGCTTGACGTTGGTTGTGGGGTTGCTAGTTTCTCTGCCTATCTTCTTCCATTAAATATCGAAACACTGTCTTTTGCTCCCAAAGATGGTCATGAAAATCAAATTCAATTTGCTTTGGAACGAGGAATCGGTGCTATGATATCTGCTATAGCTACGAAGCAGCTACCATATCCAAGCAACTCTTTTGACATGGTCCATTGTTCCAGATGTCGAGTTGATTGGCATGAAAATG ATGGTATTCTACTCAAAGAACTGAATCGCATATTAAGACCAAATGGATATTTTGTCTACTCAGCTCCTCCTGCCTATAGAAAGGATAAGGATTTCCCGGATATATGGGACAAATTAGTTAAGTTGACTTCTGGAATGTGCTGGAAGCTTATTGCGCAGAAAGTTCAGACAGCAATATGGGTtaaacaagaaaataattcatGTCTTCAGCATAATGCTCAGGAGAAGCTTGTAAACTTATGTGATTCCGAGGATGATTTGAAGTCATCATGGAAAACACCTCTGAGGAACTGTGTTACACTTAGTGACACTTCATCTTCTATGAAGAAACTACCTCCTCGACCACAACGACTTTCAGAGTATTCACAAAGTCTCAGCCAGATAG GTATTGATCGTGAAAAATTCCTGTCAGATACAATCTATTGGCAAGATCAAGTTCGTCATTACTGGAGACTGATGAACGTCGAGGAGAAAGAAATACGTAATGTAATGGACATGAGCGCTTCCCTTGGTGGATTTGCAGTTGGCTTAAATACATGGCCTGTCTGGGTAATGAATGTAGTTCCCGTAACCATGAATAACACTCTGTCTGCCGTTTATGGCAGGGGTCTTACAGGCGTTTTTCATGACTG GTGCGAGCCATTCTCCACATATCCCCGCACTTATGATTTGTTGCATGCCAATCATCTTCTTTCTCACTATCAAAATAGTGACGAAGGTTGTTTAGTTGAAGATATCATGCTGGAGATGGACCGTATTCTACGACCTCTG GGTTTTATCATTATTAGAGATGTAGAACCAATCATATCAAGAATACAAGCTCTTGCTCCGAAGTTTCTCTGGGATGTCCAACTACATTTTCTAGAGGACCATCAGAAAAAGACCGAGCGGGTCTTATTTTGTAGGAAAAAATTTTGGGCTATTGCCTGA